A stretch of the Streptococcus suis genome encodes the following:
- a CDS encoding extracellular solute-binding protein, translated as MKRLYSFFVGIVAIILVLWGISYKLEADSTQGMIDKLVIYNWGDYIDPELLDEFTVETGIQVDYQTFDSNESMYTKIKQGGTTYDLAVPSEYMISKMTEENMLVKLDKSKIEGLENIDPQFMGLSFDKNNDYSIPYFWGTLGIVYNDTMVENPPQEWEDLWSDEYRDNIMLIDGVREVMGFGLQSLGYSLNSKNPVEIEEAAEHLYNLTPNIKAIVADEIKGYMIQDAAAIAVSFSGEASEMLDGNEHLHYVVPSKGSNLWFDNMVIPKSANNIDGAYAFISFMLRPENALRNAEYVGYSTPIPSAKAMLDEETQSDEAFYPSEETMKQMEVYENLGKELLGSYNDLYLQFKMYRK; from the coding sequence ATGAAACGACTGTATTCATTTTTTGTAGGTATTGTAGCTATTATTCTTGTTTTATGGGGAATCAGCTACAAGTTAGAAGCTGATTCGACACAAGGAATGATAGATAAATTGGTTATCTATAATTGGGGCGATTATATTGATCCTGAATTACTAGATGAATTTACTGTCGAGACAGGAATTCAGGTTGATTATCAGACTTTTGATTCCAATGAGTCCATGTACACAAAGATCAAGCAGGGTGGAACAACCTACGATTTAGCAGTTCCATCAGAATATATGATTTCCAAAATGACGGAAGAAAATATGCTGGTTAAGCTCGATAAGTCTAAAATCGAAGGTTTGGAGAACATTGACCCTCAATTTATGGGATTGAGCTTTGATAAGAATAATGACTATTCTATCCCCTACTTCTGGGGAACCTTGGGGATTGTGTACAACGATACTATGGTTGAAAATCCTCCTCAAGAGTGGGAAGACCTATGGTCCGACGAATACCGTGACAACATCATGTTAATTGATGGCGTGCGTGAGGTTATGGGCTTTGGTCTACAATCCCTAGGTTATAGCCTGAATTCTAAAAATCCTGTAGAGATTGAAGAAGCAGCTGAACATCTCTACAACCTGACACCAAATATCAAGGCTATTGTTGCTGATGAAATAAAGGGCTATATGATACAAGATGCAGCAGCCATTGCGGTGTCTTTCTCAGGTGAAGCCAGTGAAATGTTGGATGGAAATGAACATCTTCACTATGTCGTGCCATCGAAAGGATCGAACCTTTGGTTTGATAACATGGTAATTCCCAAATCAGCTAATAACATTGATGGCGCCTATGCTTTTATAAGTTTCATGCTCCGTCCTGAAAATGCATTGCGTAATGCAGAATACGTGGGTTATTCCACTCCAATTCCTTCAGCCAAGGCTATGTTGGATGAAGAAACACAAAGTGATGAAGCTTTCTATCCTTCTGAGGAAACGATGAAGCAGATGGAAGTTTATGAAAATTTAGGAAAAGAACTACTTGGTTCTTACAATGATTTGTACCTCCAATTTAAAATGTATCGTAAATAA
- a CDS encoding ABC transporter permease codes for MKKFANVYLTIAFLVLYLPIFYLIFYAFNAGGDMNGFTGFTLEHFSSMLGDSRLMLILAQTFLLAFLSSLIATIIGTFGAIYIYQAKLRFQNALLSINNILMVAPDVMIGASFLILFTMIGFQLGFVSVLLSHIAFSIPIVVLMVLPRLKEMNADMISAAYDLGATQPQMLKEIMLPYLTPAIIAGYFMAFTYSLDDFAVTFFVTGNGYSNLSVEIYSRARQGISLEINALSAVVFLFSILLVVGYYFISREKEAN; via the coding sequence ATGAAGAAATTTGCAAATGTCTACTTAACCATTGCCTTCCTCGTGCTTTATTTACCCATTTTTTATCTCATTTTCTATGCCTTTAATGCTGGAGGAGATATGAATGGTTTTACTGGCTTTACCTTAGAGCATTTTTCTTCGATGCTTGGTGACAGCAGACTGATGCTGATTTTAGCTCAGACATTCTTACTTGCTTTCTTAAGTTCTTTGATTGCAACCATTATAGGAACATTTGGAGCAATTTATATTTATCAGGCAAAACTTCGTTTTCAAAATGCCCTCTTGTCTATCAATAATATCTTGATGGTGGCACCTGACGTTATGATTGGGGCAAGTTTCTTGATTCTCTTTACCATGATTGGATTTCAATTGGGGTTTGTTTCTGTTTTACTCAGTCACATTGCCTTTTCGATTCCAATCGTCGTCTTGATGGTTTTACCCCGTTTGAAAGAAATGAACGCGGACATGATTTCAGCTGCATATGATTTGGGCGCAACTCAGCCACAAATGCTGAAAGAAATTATGTTGCCTTATCTGACGCCGGCAATTATCGCGGGTTATTTCATGGCTTTTACTTACTCTTTGGATGACTTTGCTGTAACCTTTTTCGTAACAGGAAATGGCTATTCAAATCTTTCGGTTGAAATCTACTCAAGGGCTCGACAAGGTATTTCTTTAGAAATCAATGCCTTGTCAGCGGTTGTGTTCCTTTTCTCTATCTTGTTGGTAGTGGGTTATTATTTCATTTCACGTGAAAAGGAGGCCAACTAA
- a CDS encoding ABC transporter permease produces the protein MKKTSRLFAIPYALWVFLFVLAPVALIIFKSFFDIHGNFTLANYQTYFNSPNITYLRMSFNSIFYAGIITLVTLLVSYPTAYFLTKLKHRQLWLMLIILPTWVNLLLKAYAFIGIFGQHGSINQFLEFLGLGTQQILFTDFSFIAVAAYIEIPFMILPIFNALDDLDKNLINASRDLGATSWQTFSKVIFPLSMNGVRSGVQAVFIPSLSLFMLTRLIGGNRVITLGTAIEQHFLTTQNWGMGSTIGVVLILAMLLIMWMTKERKK, from the coding sequence ATGAAGAAAACCTCTAGGCTCTTTGCAATTCCTTATGCCTTATGGGTCTTTCTCTTTGTACTAGCACCCGTTGCTTTGATTATCTTTAAATCTTTCTTTGATATTCATGGCAATTTCACTTTGGCTAACTATCAAACCTATTTTAATTCACCAAATATTACCTATCTGCGAATGAGTTTCAACTCCATTTTTTACGCAGGTATTATTACTTTGGTCACCCTTTTGGTGTCCTATCCGACTGCCTATTTCTTGACCAAGCTCAAGCATCGACAACTATGGCTCATGTTGATTATCTTGCCAACCTGGGTAAATCTTTTGCTGAAAGCCTATGCCTTTATCGGTATTTTCGGTCAACATGGTTCCATTAATCAATTTTTAGAGTTTCTGGGGTTAGGGACTCAACAAATTCTCTTTACAGATTTCTCCTTTATTGCTGTTGCAGCCTATATTGAGATTCCATTTATGATTTTGCCAATCTTTAACGCTTTGGATGACTTGGATAAGAATCTTATCAACGCTAGTCGTGATTTGGGTGCAACTTCTTGGCAAACCTTTTCAAAGGTTATTTTTCCTCTCTCTATGAATGGCGTCCGTTCTGGGGTACAGGCTGTTTTTATTCCAAGTTTAAGCCTCTTTATGTTGACTCGTTTGATTGGAGGTAACCGAGTGATTACTTTGGGTACTGCCATCGAGCAGCACTTCCTCACAACACAAAACTGGGGAATGGGTTCAACCATTGGTGTGGTCTTGATTTTAGCCATGCTCTTGATTATGTGGATGACGAAAGAGAGGAAGAAATAA
- a CDS encoding ABC transporter ATP-binding protein codes for MKKPIIEFKHVSKVFEDSGTTVLKDISFELEEGKFYTLLGASGSGKSTILNIIAGLLDASSGDIYLDGQRINDVPTNKRDVHTVFQSYALFPHMTVFENVAFPLKLRKVDKSEIERRVTEALQMVRLSGYEKRSIQKLSGGQRQRVAIARAIINQPRVVLLDEPLSALDLKLRTEMQYELRELQQRLGITFVFVTHDQEEALAMSDWIFVMNEGEIVQSGTPVDIYDEPINYFVATFIGESNILPGRMIEDYLVEFNGKRFEAVDGGMRPNEEVKVVIRPEDLRITLPEEGKLQVKVDTQLFRGVHYEIIAYDDLGNEWMIHSTRKAIVGEVIGLSFEPEDIHIMRLNETEEEFDARIEEYVEVDEVEDGLINAIEEERNEENL; via the coding sequence TTGAAAAAGCCGATTATTGAATTTAAACATGTATCTAAAGTTTTTGAAGATAGTGGAACAACTGTTTTAAAGGACATTAGTTTTGAATTAGAGGAGGGCAAATTTTACACTTTGTTAGGCGCCTCTGGTTCTGGAAAATCAACTATTTTGAATATTATCGCTGGCTTATTGGATGCAAGCTCTGGCGATATTTATTTGGATGGTCAACGGATAAATGATGTGCCAACCAACAAGCGTGATGTCCATACCGTTTTTCAGTCTTATGCCCTTTTCCCTCATATGACTGTCTTTGAAAATGTGGCTTTTCCTCTAAAATTGCGTAAGGTAGATAAGTCAGAAATTGAACGTCGTGTGACAGAAGCCTTACAAATGGTTCGCCTTTCTGGCTATGAGAAACGTTCTATTCAGAAATTGTCTGGTGGACAACGGCAGCGTGTTGCAATCGCGCGTGCCATTATCAATCAACCACGCGTTGTCTTGCTGGATGAACCCTTATCTGCCTTAGACTTAAAACTTCGGACTGAAATGCAGTATGAATTGCGTGAGTTGCAACAGCGCCTTGGAATCACTTTCGTTTTCGTAACGCATGATCAAGAAGAAGCCTTGGCCATGAGCGATTGGATTTTTGTCATGAATGAGGGTGAGATTGTTCAATCTGGAACACCTGTAGATATCTATGATGAGCCGATTAACTATTTTGTTGCAACCTTTATCGGTGAGTCCAACATTCTTCCGGGGCGTATGATTGAAGACTATCTTGTAGAATTCAATGGCAAACGGTTTGAAGCTGTTGACGGTGGTATGCGACCGAATGAGGAAGTTAAGGTAGTCATTCGCCCAGAGGATTTACGAATTACCTTACCTGAAGAAGGAAAACTACAGGTTAAAGTCGATACACAGCTCTTCCGTGGTGTTCACTACGAAATTATAGCCTACGATGATTTGGGCAACGAATGGATGATTCATTCCACTCGTAAAGCCATTGTGGGTGAGGTGATTGGTCTCAGTTTTGAGCCAGAAGATATTCATATCATGCGCCTCAATGAAACTGAAGAAGAATTTGATGCTCGTATTGAAGAGTATGTTGAGGTGGATGAAGTGGAAGATGGTTTGATTAATGCCATCGAGGAGGAACGCAATGAAGAAAACCTCTAG
- a CDS encoding UDP-N-acetylmuramate dehydrogenase, which translates to MKNKIRVELEGIDIRFDEPLKEYTYTNVGGAVDYLVFPRNRYEIVRVIEFAKREGIPWQVLGNSSNVIVRDGGIRGFVIRMDKLNTVTVSGYTIEAEAGANLIETTRVALFHSLTGFEFACGIPGSIGGAVYMNAGAYGGEVSHILVSAQILTPAGYVETLDNRELRFGYRSSILQENGAIVLSAKFALRPGNYTVIEQEMARLTHLRELKQPLELPSCGSVFKRPLGHFAGQLIMEAGLKGYRIGGVEVSQKHAGFMVNVENGTANDYESLIKHVIETVEKSSGITLEREVRIIGDPAETL; encoded by the coding sequence ATGAAAAATAAAATAAGAGTTGAACTTGAAGGTATCGATATCCGTTTTGATGAGCCTTTGAAAGAGTACACATACACAAATGTCGGTGGGGCAGTTGATTATTTAGTATTTCCTCGTAACCGTTATGAAATTGTTCGTGTCATTGAATTTGCGAAACGTGAAGGGATTCCCTGGCAAGTGCTTGGGAATTCAAGTAATGTCATCGTTCGTGATGGTGGTATTCGTGGTTTTGTTATCCGTATGGATAAATTAAATACGGTAACTGTTTCTGGCTATACTATCGAAGCAGAGGCTGGAGCTAACTTGATTGAGACAACTAGAGTTGCGCTATTTCATTCACTGACCGGTTTCGAGTTTGCTTGTGGAATACCTGGTAGCATCGGTGGAGCTGTCTATATGAATGCTGGCGCTTATGGTGGCGAAGTATCGCATATTTTAGTATCTGCACAAATTTTGACGCCTGCTGGCTATGTAGAAACATTAGATAATCGTGAATTACGCTTTGGCTATCGTTCTTCTATTTTACAGGAAAATGGCGCAATTGTTTTATCTGCGAAATTTGCTCTTCGTCCTGGTAATTACACAGTTATCGAGCAAGAAATGGCCCGTCTGACCCATTTGCGTGAGTTAAAACAACCATTGGAATTACCATCATGTGGTTCTGTCTTTAAACGGCCACTTGGCCATTTTGCTGGTCAACTGATAATGGAAGCAGGCTTGAAAGGCTATCGCATTGGTGGTGTAGAAGTTTCTCAAAAACATGCAGGTTTTATGGTAAACGTTGAAAATGGGACTGCAAATGATTATGAAAGTCTCATTAAACATGTCATTGAAACTGTAGAAAAATCTTCAGGCATTACCTTAGAGCGTGAAGTACGTATTATTGGCGACCCTGCCGAAACTCTTTAG
- a CDS encoding homoserine kinase, whose product MKIIVPATSANIGPGFDSVGVALSKYLAVEVLEHTNEWIVEHQLEHVPSDQNNLLIRTALTVAKHIQPHRLKMESDIPLARGLGSSSSVIVAGIELANQLGKLNLSQDEKLQLATKIEGHPDNVAPAIYGNLVISSYVNKNVQAVVTDFPPTSFIAFIPNYPLRTSESRGILPTQMGYKKAVAASSIANVAIASLMSGDIEKAGQLIQLDMFHEPYRQLLVKEFCPIKQLAQEIGAYATYLSGAGPTVMVLAPAEKEAELIAAIEALQLDGSVHSLTVDTKGIQVIL is encoded by the coding sequence ATGAAAATTATTGTTCCAGCGACATCAGCAAATATTGGACCAGGATTTGATTCTGTTGGTGTAGCACTCTCAAAATATCTTGCGGTTGAAGTTCTAGAACATACTAATGAGTGGATTGTTGAGCATCAATTAGAACATGTTCCCTCTGATCAAAATAATTTACTCATCCGGACTGCCCTGACAGTTGCAAAACATATACAACCACATCGTTTAAAAATGGAAAGCGATATTCCCTTAGCTCGTGGCTTAGGTTCATCTAGTTCAGTCATTGTTGCAGGTATCGAACTGGCCAATCAGTTAGGAAAACTTAACCTGAGCCAAGATGAAAAGTTGCAATTGGCTACAAAGATTGAAGGACATCCAGATAATGTAGCTCCAGCTATTTATGGAAATTTGGTCATTTCAAGCTATGTCAACAAAAATGTTCAAGCAGTTGTAACTGACTTTCCACCAACAAGTTTTATTGCGTTTATTCCAAATTATCCTCTTCGTACAAGTGAAAGTCGAGGTATTCTTCCTACACAAATGGGCTATAAAAAGGCGGTTGCTGCTAGTTCGATAGCTAACGTTGCAATTGCAAGCCTTATGTCAGGAGATATTGAAAAAGCGGGTCAACTGATTCAGTTAGATATGTTTCATGAACCCTATCGGCAACTACTTGTTAAAGAGTTTTGTCCGATTAAGCAGTTAGCGCAAGAAATTGGCGCTTATGCAACCTATCTCTCTGGAGCTGGACCGACCGTGATGGTATTGGCACCTGCTGAGAAAGAGGCTGAACTTATTGCGGCGATTGAAGCTCTGCAGCTAGATGGCTCTGTCCATTCCCTAACAGTTGATACAAAGGGAATTCAAGTTATTTTATAA
- a CDS encoding homoserine dehydrogenase, whose amino-acid sequence MAIKVGLLGFGTVASGVPFLLKENKEKIEKAAGDSIEIAKVLVKDEAEKDRLVAAGHQFHFVTNIDDILEDAEIALVVELMGRIEPAKTFIILALEAGKHVVTANKDLLAVHGTELRTLAEEKGLALYYEAAVAGGIPILRTLVNSFAADKITRILGVLNGTSNFMLTKMVDEGWTYEKALETAQELGYAESDPTNDVEGIDAAYKAVILSQFGFGMTVDFDAVGHKGITTITPEDVAVAQELGYVIKLVGDVRETASGIAAEVSPTFLPKNHPLASVNGVMNAVFVESIGIGQSMYYGPGAGQKPTATSVTADIIRIVRRMKDKTVGKPFNEYSRPLQLAIPEDVTSEYYFSILTPDTSGKMLRIAEIFHSEGISFKQILQKGTKDDTARLVIVTHAMNKTQLEQVTRKLAEATDFTLVNTFKVLGE is encoded by the coding sequence ATGGCTATCAAGGTAGGATTATTAGGATTCGGTACAGTAGCAAGTGGTGTACCATTTCTATTGAAAGAAAATAAAGAAAAAATTGAAAAAGCTGCTGGGGATTCGATTGAAATTGCTAAGGTATTGGTAAAAGATGAGGCTGAAAAAGACCGTTTGGTAGCTGCTGGTCACCAGTTTCATTTTGTGACCAATATTGATGATATTTTAGAAGATGCAGAGATTGCTCTTGTTGTAGAATTGATGGGGCGAATTGAACCGGCAAAAACATTTATCATTCTTGCTTTAGAAGCTGGCAAACATGTTGTAACAGCTAACAAAGATTTATTGGCCGTTCATGGTACAGAGTTGCGTACACTTGCTGAAGAGAAAGGGTTAGCACTTTATTATGAGGCAGCAGTAGCTGGGGGCATTCCTATCTTGCGTACGCTTGTGAATTCATTTGCTGCGGATAAAATTACCCGCATTTTGGGTGTCTTAAATGGTACATCAAACTTTATGCTGACCAAAATGGTAGATGAAGGTTGGACATATGAGAAAGCATTGGAAACAGCCCAAGAGTTGGGTTATGCTGAGTCTGATCCAACAAATGACGTAGAAGGAATTGATGCTGCCTATAAAGCAGTTATCTTGAGTCAGTTTGGTTTTGGGATGACCGTTGATTTTGATGCTGTAGGACATAAAGGAATTACCACTATAACACCTGAAGATGTTGCGGTAGCTCAAGAGCTGGGGTATGTCATCAAGCTGGTGGGTGATGTCCGAGAAACAGCTTCAGGAATAGCTGCTGAAGTCTCACCAACCTTTTTGCCTAAGAACCATCCGTTAGCAAGTGTGAATGGAGTAATGAATGCGGTCTTTGTTGAGTCTATCGGTATTGGCCAATCCATGTATTATGGGCCAGGTGCGGGGCAAAAGCCAACTGCAACCAGTGTGACCGCTGATATCATTCGAATTGTACGCAGGATGAAAGATAAAACTGTAGGTAAACCATTTAATGAATATTCTCGCCCTCTTCAATTAGCTATACCAGAAGATGTGACAAGCGAATACTATTTCTCAATTCTGACTCCAGACACAAGTGGAAAAATGTTACGAATTGCAGAGATCTTCCATTCTGAGGGAATTTCATTTAAACAAATCCTACAAAAAGGTACAAAGGACGACACAGCTCGCCTTGTAATTGTTACACATGCGATGAACAAAACACAGTTGGAGCAGGTAACTAGAAAATTAGCAGAAGCGACTGATTTCACACTCGTTAACACCTTTAAGGTTTTGGGGGAATAG
- a CDS encoding polysaccharide deacetylase family protein: MARRRRKQPKPSKKYIHYIFLSLLTILVLSLIYLLLPTLIPRSSNASQTTVSSQSSSQASTQNTTTADSNSSTQTSSVNWVKADEPVQIPILMYHAIHEMAPEEEANANLIVSPAVFESHLQVLEENGYYALTPEEAYKVLTENVLPQDKKVVWLTFDDSIWDFYSYAYPLLVKYHMQATNNVITGFTENGIEGYLTLDQMKEMQVNGMSFQGHTVNHPDLEVSSTDDQMSELIQSKNYLDSQLNQETIAVAYPSGSYSQDTLNISEQAGYKLGLTTNNGLASLADGLLSLNRVRVLPTTSAEGLLNEITP; the protein is encoded by the coding sequence ATGGCGCGTAGACGTAGAAAACAACCTAAACCATCCAAGAAATATATTCATTATATTTTTCTCTCTCTTCTTACAATTCTTGTACTAAGTTTGATTTATCTTCTACTCCCCACCTTGATTCCTCGCTCTTCAAATGCTTCACAGACTACTGTTTCTAGCCAATCAAGCAGTCAAGCATCTACTCAAAATACTACTACAGCTGATTCCAATTCATCAACCCAAACAAGTTCTGTAAACTGGGTTAAAGCGGATGAGCCTGTCCAAATACCGATTCTCATGTACCATGCGATTCACGAAATGGCTCCTGAAGAGGAAGCAAATGCCAACTTAATCGTCTCACCAGCAGTTTTTGAAAGTCATTTGCAAGTTTTAGAAGAAAATGGCTACTACGCTCTTACACCGGAAGAAGCCTATAAAGTTCTAACAGAAAATGTTCTTCCACAGGACAAAAAAGTCGTTTGGTTAACCTTTGATGATAGCATTTGGGATTTTTATTCTTATGCCTATCCTCTTTTGGTAAAATACCACATGCAGGCGACAAACAATGTAATAACTGGTTTTACCGAAAATGGAATTGAAGGATATTTAACCCTTGATCAGATGAAAGAGATGCAAGTAAATGGGATGTCTTTCCAAGGACATACAGTCAATCATCCTGACTTAGAGGTAAGCAGCACTGATGATCAGATGAGCGAATTGATCCAATCCAAAAATTATTTAGATAGCCAACTTAATCAAGAGACTATTGCAGTAGCTTATCCATCTGGTAGCTACTCACAAGATACCCTAAACATCAGTGAGCAAGCCGGTTATAAATTAGGTTTAACTACAAATAATGGCTTGGCTAGTCTAGCGGATGGCTTATTAAGTCTTAATCGTGTTCGCGTTCTTCCAACTACAAGTGCTGAAGGACTCCTAAATGAAATAACACCATAA
- the trmD gene encoding tRNA (guanosine(37)-N1)-methyltransferase TrmD: MRIDILTLFPEMFAPLEHSIVGKAREKGILEVNYHNFREKAEKARHVDDEPYGGGQGMLLRAQPIFDTMDAIEKTNPRVILLDPAGRAFNQTHAEELSKEDQLIFICGHYEGYDERIKTLVTDEISLGDYVLTGGELAAMTMIDATVRLIPEVIGKEASHTDDSFSSGLLEYPQYTRPYEYRGMVVPDVLMSGHHENIRKWRLEQSIRKTYDRRPDLLACYELSDEERFILDKIIAEQ, translated from the coding sequence ATGAGAATTGATATTTTAACGCTGTTTCCTGAGATGTTTGCCCCGTTAGAGCACTCAATTGTCGGAAAGGCGAGAGAGAAAGGAATTCTCGAAGTAAACTACCATAATTTTCGAGAAAAAGCAGAGAAAGCGCGACATGTTGATGATGAGCCGTATGGTGGCGGGCAAGGGATGCTATTAAGGGCTCAACCAATTTTTGATACAATGGATGCGATTGAAAAGACAAATCCTCGCGTTATTTTATTGGATCCTGCTGGTCGGGCATTTAATCAAACCCATGCAGAAGAATTATCAAAAGAAGACCAGTTAATTTTTATCTGTGGGCATTACGAGGGCTATGATGAGCGTATCAAGACACTAGTCACCGATGAAATTTCACTGGGTGATTATGTCTTGACAGGTGGAGAATTGGCGGCGATGACCATGATAGATGCGACTGTTCGTCTCATACCAGAGGTCATTGGGAAAGAAGCCAGTCATACAGATGATAGTTTCTCTTCTGGTTTATTGGAATACCCACAATATACTCGTCCCTATGAATATCGTGGCATGGTCGTACCTGATGTGTTGATGAGTGGTCATCATGAAAATATTCGGAAGTGGCGACTGGAACAAAGTATTAGAAAAACCTACGATCGACGTCCAGATTTACTAGCTTGCTATGAATTATCGGATGAAGAACGCTTCATTTTGGATAAGATCATAGCAGAACAATAA
- the rimM gene encoding ribosome maturation factor RimM: MNYFNVGKIVNTQGLQGEMRVLSVTDFAEERFKKGSVLALFDEKDQFVMDVEIANHRKAKNFDIIKFKGMYYINDIEKYKGYSLKIAEEKLTDLEDGEFYYHEIIGLDVYENDQVIGQIKEILQPGANDVWVVKRKGKKDLLLPYIPPVVLNIDIPNNRVDVELLEGLDDEN, translated from the coding sequence ATGAATTATTTTAATGTCGGTAAAATTGTTAATACTCAAGGTTTACAAGGAGAAATGCGGGTTTTATCAGTAACAGATTTCGCGGAGGAACGGTTTAAAAAAGGTTCAGTCCTAGCACTTTTCGATGAAAAAGACCAATTTGTTATGGATGTGGAAATTGCTAATCATCGCAAGGCAAAGAATTTTGATATTATCAAGTTTAAGGGAATGTACTATATTAATGATATTGAAAAATATAAAGGGTACAGTTTAAAAATCGCTGAAGAAAAACTGACAGATCTTGAAGATGGTGAATTTTACTATCATGAAATTATTGGTTTAGATGTCTATGAAAATGATCAAGTTATTGGTCAAATAAAGGAAATTCTTCAGCCAGGTGCCAATGATGTTTGGGTGGTTAAGCGAAAAGGCAAGAAAGATTTGCTTTTACCATATATCCCACCAGTTGTGTTGAATATTGACATTCCAAACAATCGTGTAGATGTGGAATTACTTGAGGGTTTGGACGATGAGAATTGA